A single region of the Mesotoga sp. BH458_6_3_2_1 genome encodes:
- the guaA gene encoding glutamine-hydrolyzing GMP synthase, with translation MDKIAVIDFGSQYTLLLARRIREIGVLCTVESPDSFKFEKDIKGVILSGGPQSVYEEGSAGFPEQLKFLSIPILGICYGMHLLAKEVGGVVSRGLRGEYGLTSVLIENACLRSIPGEIIAWMSHGDEVTKLPDGCQIVARSRNGTIAGFTDGKNIALQFHPEVHHTQFGKELLEEFVIDICKASRDWKISDIADEKVKSIQRIVGDQRVVGGLSGGVDSTVAATITSRAIGERFTGIFVNHGLMRKNEEIEVPEALRKLGINVETVDASKEFFHELEGILDPEEKRKVIGRTFIRVFEREAGRLNASFLLQGTIYSDVIESGAASKNGEKIKSHHNVGGLPENMRLELLEPLRELFKDEVRNLGLSLGIDKFLISRQPFPGPGLGVRILGEVTSEKAHILKEVDSIFMEVLRESGELDKIWQSFAVLLPVSSVGVKGDKRSYGYVVALRAVNSSEGMTASWYELPHAVLRQASSRITSEVKEIGRVVFDITDKPPATIEWE, from the coding sequence ATGGATAAAATAGCAGTTATCGACTTCGGATCTCAATATACTCTTCTTCTGGCAAGAAGAATTCGAGAGATCGGTGTTCTTTGCACGGTAGAGAGTCCAGATAGCTTCAAATTCGAGAAAGACATAAAAGGCGTGATTTTGTCTGGTGGACCCCAGAGTGTTTATGAAGAAGGCTCTGCAGGTTTCCCTGAACAACTGAAGTTCCTCTCAATACCGATTCTGGGAATATGCTATGGGATGCATCTCTTGGCAAAAGAAGTTGGAGGAGTCGTTTCAAGGGGATTGAGAGGCGAGTATGGCCTCACATCAGTATTAATTGAAAATGCTTGCCTTAGAAGTATCCCGGGCGAAATTATTGCATGGATGAGCCATGGCGATGAAGTGACTAAACTTCCAGATGGATGCCAGATCGTGGCGAGAAGTAGAAATGGGACAATTGCGGGATTCACAGATGGAAAGAATATCGCTCTCCAGTTTCACCCAGAAGTTCATCACACACAATTTGGGAAAGAACTACTCGAAGAATTCGTGATCGACATCTGTAAAGCATCACGAGACTGGAAGATTTCTGACATTGCTGATGAGAAAGTGAAGAGCATTCAAAGAATCGTTGGCGATCAAAGAGTTGTTGGAGGTCTTTCAGGAGGAGTAGATTCAACAGTAGCGGCAACGATAACTTCGAGAGCGATCGGCGAGAGATTCACCGGGATTTTCGTTAATCATGGATTAATGAGAAAAAACGAAGAGATTGAAGTTCCAGAGGCCTTGAGAAAACTGGGAATAAATGTAGAGACAGTTGACGCGTCAAAGGAATTCTTCCATGAACTGGAAGGAATACTGGACCCAGAGGAAAAGAGAAAGGTCATTGGGCGGACATTCATAAGAGTGTTTGAGAGAGAAGCTGGCAGACTGAATGCAAGCTTTTTGCTTCAGGGAACGATTTATTCGGATGTTATTGAATCCGGAGCTGCTTCCAAGAATGGTGAAAAGATCAAGAGTCACCATAATGTCGGAGGTCTTCCCGAGAATATGAGGCTGGAATTGCTTGAACCACTTAGAGAGCTTTTTAAGGATGAGGTTCGAAACCTCGGTCTCTCTCTTGGAATAGACAAATTCCTGATCAGCAGGCAGCCATTTCCCGGCCCAGGTCTTGGGGTGAGAATACTCGGAGAAGTAACTTCGGAGAAGGCACATATTCTGAAGGAAGTTGATTCTATTTTTATGGAAGTACTTCGCGAATCGGGTGAACTCGATAAGATATGGCAGTCATTTGCTGTCCTTCTACCAGTATCCAGCGTGGGTGTAAAAGGAGATAAACGATCATATGGTTATGTAGTTGCTCTTCGGGCCGTTAATAGTTCAGAAGGTATGACGGCATCTTGGTACGAACTTCCGCACGCGGTACTTAGGCAAGCTTCTTCAAGGATTACATCTGAAGTAAAAGAGATAGGCAGGGTCGTTTTCGACATTACTGACAAACCACCGGCCACAATTGAATGGGAATGA
- the tgt gene encoding tRNA guanosine(34) transglycosylase Tgt, with translation MVELKIRSKSTETNARTAVLSTAHGEFETPVFMPVGTNGTVKGIWQDQLCEIDSKIILGNAFHLFLRPGLDTLRYFGGLHNFMSWDHSILTDSGGFQVFSLSNKKITEEGVKFRSPLDGRNLFVTPELSMEIQEAIGSDIAMAFDECVEPNADKEYVRNSVRRTTNWAKRFLLAHKKDRNQSLFGIVQGGFFNDLREESASEITAMDFEGFALGGLSVGEDFETTEKILSASVGLLPEDRPRYLMGVGSPELIMAAVESGVDMFDCVLPTRLGRHGSALTSSGRINLKSARNKHDKSPVDPNCTCKVCSTYNRAYIHHLFTRDEILGKILLSYHNVSFLMDFVKRIREAILENRLSEFKGHCSETGLIRVGDLKTSEERLG, from the coding sequence ATGGTTGAGCTGAAAATAAGGTCTAAGAGCACTGAAACAAACGCAAGAACCGCTGTACTTTCCACTGCACACGGCGAGTTCGAGACCCCCGTTTTTATGCCCGTAGGCACTAATGGGACTGTAAAAGGAATCTGGCAAGATCAGCTTTGTGAGATAGATTCAAAAATAATACTGGGCAACGCTTTCCATTTGTTTTTGCGTCCAGGACTCGACACTCTGAGATACTTTGGCGGCCTTCATAATTTTATGTCGTGGGATCATTCTATCCTAACTGACAGTGGCGGATTCCAGGTCTTTTCGCTCTCCAACAAAAAAATTACCGAGGAAGGCGTGAAATTTCGTTCGCCTCTTGATGGCAGAAACCTTTTCGTTACCCCTGAACTCTCAATGGAGATTCAGGAAGCCATAGGATCAGATATTGCAATGGCCTTTGACGAGTGTGTTGAACCAAATGCAGACAAGGAATATGTCAGAAATTCAGTAAGACGAACCACTAACTGGGCGAAGAGATTCTTACTTGCTCACAAGAAGGATCGCAATCAGTCTCTCTTCGGTATTGTCCAGGGTGGGTTCTTCAATGACTTGAGGGAAGAGAGCGCTTCGGAAATCACTGCAATGGATTTTGAGGGCTTCGCCTTGGGAGGCCTAAGTGTTGGAGAAGACTTCGAGACAACGGAAAAAATTTTGTCGGCATCCGTCGGCCTTTTACCCGAAGATAGGCCAAGATACTTAATGGGAGTAGGATCACCTGAACTGATCATGGCCGCAGTCGAAAGCGGAGTCGATATGTTTGATTGTGTTCTTCCCACAAGGCTTGGCAGACATGGGTCGGCACTGACCTCAAGTGGAAGAATTAACCTCAAGTCGGCAAGAAATAAGCACGATAAATCTCCAGTAGATCCGAACTGTACATGCAAAGTCTGTTCAACGTACAATAGAGCGTATATCCATCACCTGTTCACAAGGGACGAGATACTTGGCAAGATTCTGTTGAGTTACCACAATGTAAGCTTTCTAATGGATTTTGTGAAGAGGATTCGAGAGGCTATACTTGAGAATAGGCTGAGTGAGTTCAAAGGACATTGTTCTGAAACCGGTCTTATTCGAGTAGGCGATCTTAAGACTTCTGAAGAACGTTTGGGGTGA
- a CDS encoding cyclodeaminase/cyclohydrolase family protein — protein MDFCTLSVKDFLKKVAEKSATPGGGAVGAVVAALAASLGSMVANLTIGKKGYEDVEGHMESALEVFESESNYLCDLMNRDIQAFDQVMSAYKLPKTTDDEKNTREMKVQQALKTAIEVPFDLARRCKNIIVNVERLAKWGNSNVLSDAESGAHLLLAVYRIAKANVMINMKSLKDPDYGAWINDEMSQLEKQIDASYDKIIEIIGKRNG, from the coding sequence ATGGATTTTTGCACATTATCGGTTAAAGATTTTTTGAAAAAAGTTGCTGAGAAGTCGGCGACTCCAGGAGGGGGTGCTGTCGGAGCAGTGGTAGCTGCCCTCGCAGCTTCGTTAGGATCAATGGTCGCAAACCTGACCATAGGGAAAAAGGGCTATGAAGATGTCGAAGGACATATGGAGTCAGCCTTAGAGGTTTTTGAGTCGGAAAGCAACTATCTTTGCGACTTGATGAACCGAGATATTCAGGCCTTTGACCAAGTAATGTCTGCTTATAAGCTTCCGAAAACCACCGATGATGAGAAGAACACAAGAGAAATGAAAGTCCAGCAGGCTCTAAAGACAGCAATAGAAGTGCCTTTCGATCTTGCCAGGCGATGTAAGAACATAATTGTGAATGTAGAAAGACTTGCCAAGTGGGGGAATTCTAATGTTCTTTCGGACGCGGAAAGCGGCGCCCACCTTCTCTTAGCAGTCTATAGGATTGCCAAAGCCAATGTTATGATCAATATGAAGTCCCTTAAGGACCCCGATTATGGCGCGTGGATAAACGATGAAATGAGTCAACTAGAAAAACAGATTGATGCTTCTTACGATAAGATAATCGAGATTATCGGAAAGCGAAATGGTTGA
- the deoC gene encoding deoxyribose-phosphate aldolase, with the protein MLGALIEREVRRYKEEYSPIRRELPEKLNIAKFIDHTLLKADATPEMIKKLCDEAINYEFWSVCVNSGYLPIVNESLIGSNVKKAVVIGFPLGQASKEAKAFEASWAVDNGADELDMVMNVGLLKAGEYESVFDDMVKVVESARGKPVKVIIETSLLNEEEKVAACVIARQSGAAFVKTSTGFSTGGATTNDVSLMKFVVGDTCRVKASGGVKSREDALEMIVAGANRIGTSSGIKIISGESEDNQGGY; encoded by the coding sequence ATGCTTGGAGCATTAATCGAAAGGGAAGTTCGAAGGTACAAAGAAGAGTATTCTCCAATAAGAAGAGAGTTACCGGAGAAACTCAACATTGCCAAATTCATTGACCACACTCTTTTGAAGGCCGATGCAACTCCAGAAATGATAAAGAAACTGTGTGACGAGGCAATCAATTATGAATTCTGGAGTGTCTGTGTCAATTCTGGGTATCTGCCTATAGTGAATGAATCACTTATAGGGAGCAATGTAAAGAAGGCCGTTGTCATTGGGTTTCCTTTGGGACAGGCATCAAAAGAAGCGAAAGCTTTCGAAGCATCATGGGCGGTTGATAATGGAGCAGACGAGCTTGATATGGTAATGAATGTAGGTCTCTTGAAGGCAGGAGAGTACGAAAGCGTATTTGATGACATGGTCAAAGTGGTAGAATCAGCACGAGGCAAACCCGTTAAAGTAATAATCGAAACATCTCTGCTTAATGAAGAGGAAAAGGTTGCTGCCTGCGTAATCGCCAGACAGTCGGGTGCTGCATTTGTCAAGACTTCAACCGGATTTTCAACCGGAGGAGCGACGACAAATGACGTTTCTTTGATGAAGTTTGTTGTCGGAGACACCTGTAGAGTCAAGGCCTCCGGCGGTGTCAAATCAAGAGAAGACGCTCTAGAAATGATAGTTGCCGGAGCTAACAGAATCGGTACTAGCTCTGGGATAAAAATCATTTCTGGAGAATCAGAGGACAATCAGGGGGGTTATTGA
- a CDS encoding HDIG domain-containing metalloprotein: protein MISREEAMKLIMDNMHSKNLIKHVLATEAVMKALAKDLGQDEEVWAMAGLLHDLDYEFTKDNFEEHGNKTVQMLENKDLPEDIKDAILAHCEKKERGKLIEKAIYAADPVTGFIVAAVLIRKGSKLSDIDVDFLLNRYKEKSFARGANRDQMASCAGIGMTLEDFLSLSLKAMQEISEDLGL from the coding sequence ATGATCTCAAGAGAAGAGGCAATGAAGTTAATAATGGACAACATGCACTCCAAGAATCTGATTAAACATGTTCTTGCCACTGAGGCGGTGATGAAGGCCCTGGCGAAAGATCTTGGACAAGATGAAGAAGTCTGGGCCATGGCAGGACTTCTTCACGACCTTGACTACGAATTCACTAAGGACAACTTTGAAGAACACGGCAATAAGACAGTGCAGATGCTTGAGAACAAGGATTTGCCCGAAGATATTAAAGATGCGATTCTGGCCCATTGCGAAAAGAAAGAAAGAGGAAAACTTATCGAAAAGGCAATTTATGCGGCCGACCCAGTAACTGGATTCATAGTGGCTGCAGTTCTAATTAGGAAAGGTAGTAAGCTATCCGATATCGACGTGGATTTTCTCTTGAACAGATATAAGGAGAAATCATTCGCCAGGGGTGCCAATAGAGATCAGATGGCGAGTTGTGCTGGAATCGGCATGACTCTAGAGGATTTCCTATCTCTATCTCTGAAAGCAATGCAAGAAATATCAGAAGACCTGGGCTTGTGA
- a CDS encoding nucleoside triphosphate pyrophosphatase, giving the protein MARLILGSSSPRRKELLQLIGVTFEVVPPEGIIERLSERFSEVELAELSYRKAENVYFRNPDAVIVGADTVVVLNGLVLGKPSSIEAAYEMLSALSGKTHSVYTSVSVVSEEDEFTFVEETAVTFREMPGKVLKEYSASGISLDKAGAYGIQDCGAIFVRSISGDFYNVMGLPIGRLWEELHSRGVI; this is encoded by the coding sequence TTGGCTAGATTGATACTTGGCTCATCTTCTCCAAGGAGAAAAGAGCTGCTTCAGCTAATTGGAGTTACCTTTGAGGTAGTTCCGCCAGAAGGAATTATAGAAAGGCTTTCAGAGCGATTTTCAGAGGTGGAGCTAGCGGAACTTTCTTACAGGAAGGCTGAAAATGTATATTTCAGGAACCCTGATGCGGTAATTGTGGGAGCAGACACCGTTGTAGTCCTAAATGGATTGGTACTTGGAAAGCCCTCTTCAATTGAGGCAGCTTACGAAATGCTCTCTGCTCTTTCGGGCAAGACCCACTCCGTCTACACGTCTGTCTCAGTTGTATCGGAAGAAGACGAGTTCACTTTTGTTGAAGAAACCGCTGTCACATTTCGAGAAATGCCCGGGAAAGTGCTTAAGGAGTACTCTGCAAGTGGTATCTCACTTGACAAAGCCGGGGCATACGGAATCCAAGACTGTGGTGCCATTTTTGTAAGAAGCATCTCGGGCGACTTCTACAATGTGATGGGGCTTCCCATAGGAAGACTTTGGGAGGAACTTCATTCGCGGGGGGTAATTTGA
- a CDS encoding Gx transporter family protein, translated as MMEARRITTLSMLIAIGSVLYLLESLIPFPLPVPGGRWGFSNLVLIIALAGMPFRDILVLSVGKSLIGSLITGRLATPGFLMGITGSLSSGALMWLLSRTERFGLVGISLAGASASNLVQLLVAYALIVKSIEIVFLYPYMLVIGSVSALINAYIAFEVIRRMGDTLWLD; from the coding sequence ATGATGGAAGCGAGAAGAATCACCACACTGTCGATGTTAATTGCGATAGGTTCTGTTCTTTATCTTCTTGAAAGCCTTATACCGTTTCCTCTACCAGTTCCGGGTGGAAGATGGGGCTTTTCTAATCTTGTCTTAATCATCGCGCTAGCAGGCATGCCTTTTCGCGACATTCTTGTGCTCTCTGTTGGAAAAAGCCTAATTGGAAGTCTGATAACGGGTAGACTTGCAACTCCCGGTTTCTTGATGGGAATTACGGGTTCTCTCTCTTCCGGAGCACTGATGTGGCTCTTGAGCCGGACCGAAAGATTCGGTCTGGTAGGCATAAGTCTGGCCGGAGCCTCGGCGAGTAACTTGGTACAGTTGCTAGTTGCGTACGCATTGATAGTGAAGAGTATAGAAATAGTATTTCTTTACCCCTATATGTTAGTCATTGGATCAGTTTCTGCGCTGATTAATGCCTATATTGCATTTGAAGTTATACGAAGGATGGGTGATACTCTTTGGCTAGATTGA
- a CDS encoding NusG domain II-containing protein yields the protein MKLLTRYDILIVFGLITVVLLLAMTRDRGSSFAEVYHDGRLIRTVNLRVDSEFSLAVGMRIKVEKGRISVIDSDCPDKLCVLQGAVDSPNIPIVCVPNRIVIKIPWGRTEVDVISQ from the coding sequence ATGAAACTACTAACGAGATATGATATTTTGATTGTCTTCGGACTAATTACAGTAGTGTTACTTCTCGCAATGACACGAGATAGAGGTTCATCTTTTGCCGAAGTGTACCATGATGGGAGGTTAATAAGGACAGTCAATCTTAGAGTAGACTCAGAGTTTTCGCTTGCAGTAGGTATGCGAATTAAGGTCGAAAAGGGAAGGATCTCAGTCATTGATTCAGATTGTCCTGATAAGCTGTGTGTCTTACAAGGAGCAGTAGACAGCCCAAATATCCCAATCGTTTGCGTTCCCAACAGGATAGTCATAAAGATCCCATGGGGTAGGACGGAAGTAGATGTGATTTCTCAATAG
- a CDS encoding FAD:protein FMN transferase: MPRRNSSRLLRSRTIVYAVLLVSAIVLLIFIFFRQKPLEYYDRTEYLLGTYVTVRVSSSKMSPVTLAEAAMTEIERIDEKFGSRSDGIIAELNRSGELHDIDKETSFLIKSALEIAKNTSGAFDPTLYELTKLWGFDDESSDKRIPSEKEIEEALASTGFSRITFVEESEYVSLADGAMLDLGAIAKGYAVDMAIAKIKALDEGATGFIDAGGDIGVIGPKYGSRPWIVGVRDPRGESVQDVIEYIYLYDGAVATSGDYERFFIEDNVRYHHIMDPETGFPSRNGVISATAIGRSVMLADAYATAAFVIGMEPGVTFLPRFGALVLLVMEDMSIFKSPGFEVYQER, from the coding sequence GTGCCAAGAAGAAATTCCAGTCGTCTTCTGAGAAGCCGGACAATTGTTTATGCGGTGCTTCTGGTTTCTGCTATTGTGTTGTTGATTTTCATTTTCTTCCGGCAAAAGCCCCTGGAATATTATGACAGAACAGAGTATCTTCTCGGAACTTACGTTACCGTAAGGGTCTCTTCTTCAAAAATGTCTCCAGTTACCCTCGCAGAAGCTGCCATGACGGAAATAGAAAGGATTGATGAGAAATTCGGAAGCAGAAGCGACGGAATAATTGCAGAGCTTAACAGAAGCGGTGAACTTCACGATATAGATAAGGAGACGAGTTTTCTCATAAAATCTGCCCTCGAAATTGCAAAGAACACTTCCGGGGCCTTTGATCCGACACTGTACGAACTGACCAAACTCTGGGGTTTTGACGATGAATCATCTGACAAAAGGATCCCCTCAGAGAAAGAAATCGAAGAAGCTCTTGCATCGACTGGCTTCTCCAGAATCACTTTTGTTGAAGAGTCGGAATATGTATCATTGGCAGATGGAGCAATGCTAGATCTCGGAGCGATTGCAAAGGGATACGCAGTAGATATGGCTATTGCGAAGATAAAAGCGCTTGACGAGGGGGCGACTGGTTTCATTGATGCTGGCGGAGACATAGGGGTAATCGGTCCCAAGTACGGAAGCAGGCCGTGGATAGTCGGTGTTAGAGATCCAAGAGGGGAGAGTGTCCAAGACGTTATAGAGTATATCTATCTATATGATGGTGCTGTGGCTACTTCTGGAGACTATGAAAGATTTTTTATAGAAGACAACGTACGTTACCACCACATTATGGATCCAGAGACGGGATTCCCATCCCGCAACGGAGTTATTAGCGCAACCGCTATTGGTAGAAGCGTTATGCTTGCAGATGCCTATGCGACTGCCGCCTTTGTGATTGGAATGGAGCCGGGAGTAACATTTTTGCCGAGATTTGGAGCACTCGTTCTTCTCGTAATGGAAGATATGAGTATTTTTAAGTCGCCAGGTTTTGAAGTATATCAGGAGCGATGA
- the amrS gene encoding AmmeMemoRadiSam system radical SAM enzyme encodes MKPAVYFDEYGEDDALQCLLCPRHCIIKPNQVGFCGVRRNVDGMLYSLNYGQLTSIAVDPIEKKPLYHFFPGEKILSVGSWGCNLKCDFCQNWEISKQRPKTVKRVMPQQLIQIALERESQGIAFTYNEPIVSFEFILDTSRAAAKEGIYSVLVTNGVIDEEPMDLLSQSVRAMNIDLKGWNDDFYRNEIGTDKRNVLRSIETAKKVGTHLELTTLIIPGKNDSTEEMIEEAKWISEISKDIPLHINRYHPSYKSEIPPTPPESLTMLAEVAKEYLRYVYVGNASLPGLSDTICPHCGNLLIERKGMRSSVVGIDEKGRCNKCQEEIPVVF; translated from the coding sequence TTGAAACCGGCCGTGTATTTTGACGAATATGGTGAGGATGATGCGTTGCAATGCCTGCTTTGTCCAAGGCACTGCATAATTAAACCTAATCAGGTAGGTTTTTGTGGTGTTAGAAGAAATGTTGACGGAATGCTCTATTCGCTGAATTACGGTCAACTGACTTCGATAGCGGTAGATCCTATCGAGAAGAAGCCCTTGTACCACTTCTTCCCTGGAGAAAAGATACTTTCAGTTGGATCGTGGGGATGTAATCTTAAATGCGATTTTTGCCAGAACTGGGAGATATCAAAGCAACGACCAAAGACTGTAAAGCGGGTAATGCCTCAACAGCTTATTCAGATCGCGCTTGAGAGGGAATCGCAAGGAATAGCATTTACTTACAATGAACCGATTGTCTCTTTCGAGTTCATTCTAGACACTTCAAGGGCAGCAGCCAAAGAGGGTATCTACAGTGTCCTTGTTACAAACGGTGTGATCGATGAGGAACCTATGGATCTTCTTTCTCAGTCGGTTAGAGCAATGAATATTGATCTAAAGGGTTGGAACGATGACTTTTACAGAAATGAAATTGGTACAGATAAGAGAAATGTTCTAAGATCAATAGAGACGGCAAAAAAGGTAGGAACGCATTTGGAATTGACAACATTAATAATTCCTGGTAAAAATGATTCCACTGAAGAAATGATAGAAGAGGCAAAATGGATTTCAGAAATTTCAAAAGATATTCCTCTCCATATAAACAGATATCATCCTAGCTACAAAAGTGAAATACCTCCGACTCCGCCTGAATCTTTAACAATGCTTGCAGAAGTAGCAAAGGAGTATTTGAGATACGTGTACGTTGGAAACGCGAGCCTTCCCGGTCTCTCCGATACTATTTGTCCTCACTGCGGGAACCTTTTAATCGAAAGAAAAGGTATGCGGAGCTCAGTGGTTGGAATAGACGAAAAAGGAAGGTGCAACAAGTGCCAAGAAGAAATTCCAGTCGTCTTCTGA
- the amrA gene encoding AmmeMemoRadiSam system protein A, which translates to MSYSEPVRIARLSISEYFRRRAAVEVPAWVSSEFTSRRAGCFVSLHTLGGSLRGCIGTIFPTEENIASEIIQNAISSAIRDPRFPPVEAAEFHDLELSVDILSLPEKATLSDLDPKKFGVVVSLGYRKGVLLPDLEGVNTVQQQLEIALKKAGIGQSEDYNIFRFSVERYH; encoded by the coding sequence TTGTCTTATTCCGAACCTGTTAGGATTGCAAGACTCTCAATAAGCGAGTACTTTCGAAGACGTGCTGCTGTTGAAGTCCCCGCGTGGGTATCTAGTGAATTTACCTCCAGAAGAGCGGGCTGTTTCGTATCTCTGCACACTCTGGGCGGATCGCTAAGAGGGTGTATAGGAACGATATTCCCCACGGAAGAGAATATTGCAAGTGAGATAATACAGAACGCGATTTCATCGGCCATCAGAGACCCACGGTTTCCCCCTGTGGAAGCAGCTGAGTTCCATGATTTGGAATTGTCTGTGGATATTCTTAGTTTGCCAGAAAAAGCAACCCTTTCAGATCTCGATCCAAAGAAGTTCGGCGTTGTGGTTTCTCTGGGATACAGAAAAGGTGTCCTTCTGCCTGATCTAGAGGGGGTAAATACCGTCCAGCAACAGCTTGAAATCGCGTTGAAGAAAGCTGGTATTGGTCAATCGGAGGACTACAACATTTTCAGGTTTTCAGTTGAAAGGTATCACTGA
- a CDS encoding 6-phosphofructokinase: MRIGILTGGGDCPGLNAVIRGIVKSAPESVEIIGLMHGWKGLVVGESMKLTDNDVEGIHILGGTILGTSRTNPFKSEDMRIKMEENIEKLGLDAIIGIGGDDTLSVAAKLSSMGYKAIGVPKTIDNDVANTDYTFGYQTAVNVGADAIDRLHSTAKSHGRIIIVELMGREAGWVTLEAGMAAGAHLILIPEYPMTIDEIIAYVKKRMNRYGYMIVAVAEGFKPTELENVVGDESKIDAFGHIKLGGIAHYMANIISERTGYDTRSVVLGHLLRGGTPTAFDRILGTRYGVHAMELVMKGDFGRMVALKGNNIVSIPLEYGIATKKLVPFEYYKLSQIFFD; the protein is encoded by the coding sequence ATGCGAATTGGGATATTGACTGGCGGCGGGGACTGTCCAGGACTAAATGCAGTAATCAGAGGAATCGTCAAATCTGCTCCGGAAAGTGTGGAGATAATTGGTTTGATGCATGGTTGGAAGGGTTTGGTTGTCGGTGAGAGTATGAAACTCACAGATAACGATGTTGAAGGCATTCACATTCTGGGAGGCACAATTCTTGGCACATCCAGAACTAACCCCTTTAAGTCAGAAGACATGAGAATCAAAATGGAAGAAAATATTGAGAAGCTTGGGCTGGACGCGATAATAGGTATAGGCGGTGACGATACGTTGAGTGTGGCCGCAAAACTTTCTTCGATGGGATACAAAGCGATCGGCGTGCCGAAGACAATCGACAACGACGTTGCCAACACTGATTACACTTTTGGGTACCAAACTGCTGTTAATGTCGGTGCCGATGCAATAGACAGGCTTCATTCCACAGCGAAGTCACACGGAAGAATCATAATCGTCGAGCTCATGGGTCGAGAGGCCGGATGGGTAACTTTGGAAGCGGGCATGGCTGCTGGAGCACATTTAATACTGATTCCAGAGTACCCCATGACTATAGATGAAATTATCGCATATGTGAAGAAGCGAATGAATAGATATGGATATATGATAGTTGCTGTTGCCGAAGGGTTCAAGCCAACAGAGCTTGAAAATGTTGTTGGCGATGAGAGCAAGATAGATGCTTTTGGACATATTAAACTCGGTGGAATTGCACACTATATGGCAAACATCATTTCTGAGAGAACCGGTTACGACACAAGATCTGTAGTTCTAGGCCATCTATTAAGAGGGGGGACACCTACAGCCTTTGATAGAATTCTTGGAACGAGATATGGGGTACATGCAATGGAACTTGTTATGAAAGGCGATTTTGGCAGGATGGTTGCGCTTAAAGGCAACAACATTGTCTCCATACCCCTTGAATATGGAATAGCTACGAAGAAGCTCGTTCCCTTCGAATACTACAAGCTGTCTCAGATTTTTTTCGATTGA